One segment of Ziziphus jujuba cultivar Dongzao chromosome 12, ASM3175591v1 DNA contains the following:
- the LOC107428394 gene encoding stemmadenine O-acetyltransferase, protein MAGEMEIEIIRRETIKPSTPTPHHLQSYKLCLLDQLGPVAYGPLVLFYPNNKAITTHQRSQHLKKSLSEALTLFYPLAGTVLSDNNSIQCIDDGAHFIEARVHGLLANFLHNPDSELLHRFLPIEIESTKAGNGPVFLVQASFFDCGGLAVGTCFAHKIGDATTLRAFLKSWSAIARGHGHEVVPHFGTASRFPPRDHFPFQRPSMLPVDKIKNVTKRFVFHASKMEALKAKVSSASVPNPTRVEAATALLWRSAMAAWRSSNKGIAKHSALTHAVNIRKWVQPPLPESTIGNLITFLAARTDNQVENQRDIKGLVAEMRKGKKKFTETQANRLGGESTFETMLEFMKELAEMMGKYDMNRLTCTSLCNFGLYGTDFGWGKPIWVTTPTPSSKNLAMIIDTRDGGGVDMWLCLTQEDMALFERDPELLEFASPNPSLLLPDEPPKWTAAL, encoded by the coding sequence ATGGCTGGAGAGATGGAGATTGAGATAATCAGAAGAGAAACCATAAAACCATCAACTCCAACTCCTCACCACCTTCAAAGCTATAAGCTGTGTCTTCTGGATCAGCTTGGTCCAGTAGCTTATGGCCCTCTTGTTCTTTTCTATCCCAACAACAAGGCCATCACCACCCACCAAAGATCCCAACATCTAAAGAAATCATTATCGGAAGCCTTAACTCTTTTCTACCCTCTTGCCGGAACAGTCCTTAGTGATAACAATTCCATTCAATGCATCGACGACGGAGCTCATTTCATTGAAGCTCGAGTCCATGGTCTTCTCGCAAACTTCCTCCATAATCCCGATTCTGAACTACTACACCGATTCCTTCCCATCGAGATCGAATCGACGAAAGCAGGAAACGGGCCTGtttttcttgttcaagcaagtttcttCGACTGCGGTGGATTGGCAGTTGGCACGTGCTTTGCGCACAAGATAGGTGATGCAACCACCCTGCGTGCATTCTTGAAGAGCTGGTCTGCCATAGCTCGTGGCCATGGCCATGAAGTTGTTCCACACTTCGGCACGGCGTCGAGATTCCCTCCCAGAGATCATTTTCCGTTCCAACGGCCTTCCATGTTACCTGTGGACAAGATCAAGAATGTCACGAAGAGATTTGTATTTCATGCATCAAAGATGGAAGCTCTCAAGGCTAAGGTTTCCAGTGCAAGCGTGCCAAACCCTACTCGCGTTGAAGCTGCTACCGCTCTCTTGTGGAGATCAGCAATGGCAGCGTGGAGATCATCAAACAAAGGGATAGCAAAGCACTCTGCGTTAACGCATGCGGTAAACATACGAAAATGGGTGCAGCCGCCTTTACCGGAAAGCACTATCGGAAATCTTATCACGTTCTTGGCTGCACGAACAGACAATCAGGTGGAGAATCAAAGGGATATTAAAGGTTTAGTCGCTGAAAtgaggaaaggaaaaaagaaattcacTGAAACGCAAGCGAACAGACTAGGAGGAGAGAGTACGTTCGAGACGATGTTAGAGTTTATGAAAGAACTAGCAGAGATGATGGGAAAATATGATATGAACCGCTTGACCTGCACCAGTTTATGCAACTTTGGATTGTATGGGACGGACTTTGGGTGGGGCAAGCCCATTTGGGTGACAACTCCAACTCCTTCATCTAAGAACTTGGCCATGATTATAGACACGAGAGATGGTGGTGGAGTAGACATGTGGTTGTGTTTGACTCAGGAAGACATGGCATTATTTGAACGTGATCCCGAGCTTCTTGAATTTGCTTCCCCAAATCCGAGTCTGTTACTGCCTGATGAGCCACCAAAATGGACGGCTGCCCTTTAG
- the LOC107428393 gene encoding acyltransferase Pun1, which yields MNSKVTTKMELVETISRETIRPFSPTPPEKRLYNLSFLDHFNPSIYVPIVYFYTNQSSDIGSINSSNISNQLKKSLSKALALYYPFAGRIKDRVSIDCNDDGVVFVETRIKCKLSEVLENPKEEILELLFADRLQWKDWSSNSFLAIQISFFESGGIAIGFCISHKLADTATMINFINLWASIARNSGVDHQETLFPEFNAASRFPHHDDLPLIPEAKIAKGNSHSKRFVFTASKIDALKAEVADKVQNPSRVEVVTAIIHKAAISASKSSSGGSSNPNVLVQSVNMRTRTNPPLPETSVGNMSWFYAVPSMGEKEIKLHDLVGKLKESLTSFCKKYAERFIGKDWSKLIMECMKDTKQLFHGNNLVVYRYSSWCRFPLYEADFGWGKPIWVTIGSCELKNSIIMMDTRGGDGIEAIVNLEKEDMDVFENDLELLQFASLNPGAIMVE from the coding sequence ATGAATAGCAAAGTCACAACCAAAATGGAATTGGTTGAAACAATATCCAGAGAGACCATTCGACCATTCTCTCCAACCCCACCAGAAAAAAGACTTTACAACCTCTCTTTCCTCGACCATTTCAATCCCAGCATATATGTTCCAATTGTTTACTTCTACACCAACCAAAGCTCTGATATTGGTTCAATCAATAGCAGTAACATATCCAATCAGCTCAAGAAATCTCTCTCCAAGGCACTAGCCCTGTACTACCCATTTGCTGGAAGGATCAAAGATCGAGTTTCCATCGATTGCAACGACGATGGAGTTGTGTTTGTGGAAACAAGAATCAAGTGCAAGCTTTCAGAAGTCCTTGAGAACCCTAAGGAGGAGATTCTGGAGTTGTTATTTGCTGACAGATTGCAGTGGAAAGATTGGAGTTCGAATAGCTTCTTGGCTATTCAGATAAGCTTTTTTGAGAGTGGAGGAATAGCAATCGGTTTCTGTATTTCACACAAACTAGCTGACACAGCCACTATGATCAACTTCATCAACCTCTGGGCTTCCATAGCTCGTAACTCAGGCGTTGATCATCAAGAAACTTTGTTTCCCGAGTTCAACGCCGCATCTAGGTTTCCTCATCATGATGATCTACCTTTGATACCCGAAGCAAAAATCGCGAAAGGGAATTCTCACTCCAAGAGGTTCGTATTCACTGCCTCAAAGATTGATGCTCTCAAGGCCGAAGTGGCTGACAAAGTGCAAAACCCATCGCGTGTTGAAGTTGTCACGGCAATCATACACAAAGCCGCCATATCTGCATCCAAGTCAAGCTCTGGAGGTTCTTCAAACCCTAACGTTTTGGTCCAGTCAGTGAATATGCGAACTAGAACGAACCCGCCACTGCCCGAAACATCAGTGGGCAACATGTCTTGGTTCTATGCAGTGCCCTCCATGGGAGAGAAGGAGATAAAGCTTCATGATTTGGTGGGAAAATTAAAGGAAAGCTTGACGAGTTTCTGCAAGAAATATGCAGAGAGATTCATAGGAAAAGATTGGTCTAAGCTCATCATGGAGTGCATGAAAGATACTAAGCAATTGTTTCATGGTAATAATCTGGTTGTATATCGGTATAGTAGCTGGTGCAGGTTTCCTTTATACGAAGCAGATTTCGGGTGGGGAAAACCGATATGGGTGACAATTGGAAGCTGTGAGCTGAAGAACTCCATAATCATGATGGATACAAGAGGTGGAGATGGGATTGAAGCAATAGTGAATCTGGAGAAGGAAGACATGGATGTGTTCGAGAATGACTTGGAGCTCCTTCAGTTTGCTTCTTTGAATCCAGGTGCTATAATGGTGGAGTAA